One genomic segment of Capricornis sumatraensis isolate serow.1 chromosome X, serow.2, whole genome shotgun sequence includes these proteins:
- the LOC138070728 gene encoding E3 ubiquitin-protein ligase RLIM-like — protein MESSDSNDEEDRVSVRHRGQTDRLAREDDYYRFVSDLSEEDYILMRDNNLLGPLGESTEEELQKRLQIMKENLRRNSDENTDRRDASDNESSEDSLLDWLTTSRQTENVTSEQKENQSWREQIQISANSDELRFGLDSNLECDDENSNPENEYVASAKLPRREDTEDSQRQVENPQSESLFTTASASEHDTMETLMEVPPTRSQRRPRSRSPDSRRTRARTDSWTPSHSLGELFQRMNEDIPSQTFKQPLISENDTFSRTGHEETLRQQMPGHELQNRGLTETSRTRNAVPGECYSDTTGSSESWEVRETNPTRPFSPCPVNCPACSQRYREVSRTQLTSDLPNNTTTSESGQEELEPMSSDSHEANESVYANTIRNSIYRILNTSLILNTSLSTSISGIMSVTTQTILCQTMTVFSDSSNFMDSGSISEHSVSRPSENMGRAQSPNERRGPNGSDSRPRSASNARYDSDSSLLLTSVSSPYDIYSATFNQMSGFRSSDEDSEISSLMFEDSEEGSSSTGLSETGQEDGRMTPIIDDDSDSGSSLNLGRFILLHEVDPHQPRGLSELQINNLPLRFSEEEDATKICTICITEYTAGNMLRILPCSHEYHYQCIDQWLAEHSTCPICRGPAVDHSEADDSM, from the exons ATGGAAAGCTCAGACTCCAACGATGAAGAAGACAGAGTTTCGGTCCGACACAGAGGTCAGACAGACCGATTGGCTCGAGAAGATGATTACTACCGATTCGTAAGTGATCTGAGTGAGGAAGATTACATACTTATGAGGGACAACAATTTGCTCGGCCCCCTAGGTGAAAGTACGGAAGAAGAGTTGCAGAAGAGGCttcaaataatgaaagaaaatctaCGACGAAACTCAGATGAAAATACAG atAGAAGAGATGCTTCAGATAATGAATCCAGTGAGGACTCTCTTCTAGACTGGCTTACCACTTCCAGACAAACTGAAAATGTGACAagtgaacaaaaagaaaatcagtcttggaGAGAACAGATCCAAATTAGTGCTAACAGTGATGAGCTCAGATTTGGCTTAGATAGTAATCTTGAGTGTGATGATGAAAACTCAAATCCAGAAAATGAATATGTAGCATCTGCAAAACTTCCCAGAAGAGAAGATACGGAAGACAGCCAAAGGCAAGTGGAAAATCCACAATCTGAgtcactatttacaacagcatcTGCATCAGAACACGATACAATGGAAACATTAATGGAAGTCCCACCGACTAGAAGTCAGAGACGACCAAGAAGTAGGAGCCCAGACTCTCGGAGAACGAGAGCAAGGACTGACAGTTGGACACCTTCACATTCACTGGGGGAACTTTttcaaagaatgaatgaagatATACCATCTCAGACTTTTAAGCAACCTCTCATAAGTGAGAATGATACATTTTCTAGAACTGGGCATGAAGAAACATTGAGACAGCAAATGCCTGGACATGAGTTGCAAAATAGGGGTCTTACTGAAACTTCTAGAACTAGGAATGCTGTTCCTGGAGAATGTTATTCAGACACAACGGGCAGTAGTGAATCTTGGGAAGTGAGGGAGACAAATCCAACCAGACCCTTCAGTCCTTGTCCAGTTAATTGTCCAGCATGTTCTCAGAGATACAGAGAAGTTAGTAGAACTCAGTTAACATCGGACTTACCAAACAACACCACCACTTCAGAAAGTGGGCAAGAAGAACTGGAGCCTATGTCTTCAGATTCTCATGAGGCGAATGAGAGTGTTTATGCCAATACCATCAGAAATTCcatttatagaattttaaatacTAGCTTAATTTTAAATACTAGCTTAAGTACTAGCATAAGTGGTATAATGTCTGTTACAACTCAGACTATTTTATGTCAGACAATGACAGTATTTAGTGACTCAAGTAACTTTATGGACAGTGGCAGTATTTCAGAGCATAGTGTCTCACGTCCAAGTGAAAACATGGGAAGGGCACAGTCACCAAATGAAAGACGTGGACCTAATGGTAGTGATAGCAGACCTCGTTCGGCTTCAAATGCTAGGTATGATTCTGATTCAAGTTTGCTACTGACATCAGTTTCAAGCCCCTACGATATTTATAGTGCCACATTTAATCAAATGTCTGGTTTTAGATCAAGTGATGAAGATTCGGAAATTAGCTCACTGATGTTTGAAGACAGTGAAGAAGGAAGCTCATCAACAGGCTTATCAGAGACCGGGCAAGAAGATGGACGAATGACCCCAATAATAGATGACGATAGCGACTCTGGGTCTTCCCTTAATCTGGGACGATTTATCTTATTACATGAAGTAGACCCACACCAACCTAGAGGCCTTAGCGAACTGCAGATTAACAACTTGCCTTTAAGATTTTCTGAAGAGGAAGATGCAACTAAAATCTGTACCATTTGCATCACAGAATACACCGCAGGCAACATGCTACGCATCCTACCATGCTCCCATGAGTACCATTATCAGTGCATTGATCAATGGCTGGCAGAACATTCAACCTGCCCTATTTGTCGTGGGCCTGCAGTGGATCACTCTGAGGCAGATGATTCTATGTGA